A stretch of Toxoplasma gondii ME49 chromosome V, whole genome shotgun sequence DNA encodes these proteins:
- a CDS encoding hypothetical protein (encoded by transcript TGME49_212775), translating to MSEPSFLPKYSRNRNPVSRTGMSITQRRGTDETSTLDVGGAWVSPRLQCDKCYVLQKNGSDDAQNGRTPWARSQLSLSILAMLWHYGSRVQKSTPRADHGIVLYDRDGAVACPGSPVCIVASECVASIEVVSAALQVGSCGDLPKFLPGHEPCW from the exons ATGTCCGAACCTAGCTTTCTTCCAAAATACAGTCGAAACAGGAATCCGGTTAGTAGGACGGGGATGTCCATAACCCAACGAAGAGGCACAGACGAGACGAGTACACTTGACGTAGGCGGCGCATGGGTCTCACCCCGTCTCCAGTGCGATAAATGCTATGTGCTCCAGAAAAACGGCAGCGATGATGCGCAAAATGGACGGACTCCGTGGGCTCGAAGTCAGCTGTCTTTGTCCATCTTGGCAATGTTATGGCACTACGGATCACGTGTCCAAAAGTCCACCCCACGAGCAGACCATGGAATTGTCTTGTACGATCGCGACGGCGCGGTGGCGTGCCCGGGTAGTCCCGTGTGTATAG TCGCTTCTGAATGCGTCGCCTCCATCGAAGTGGTGTCTGCGGCCTTACAAGTCGGCAGTTGCGGTGATTTGCCCAAGTTCTTGCCCGGGCATGAACCATGCTGGTGA